A region from the bacterium genome encodes:
- a CDS encoding tetratricopeptide repeat protein, with amino-acid sequence MAPTFLWNDKSKAVDQWFIVVRSSASNEALRFSTRANSWKPPEADWERIKRESRDADAQVVIVGVDDEAPATILSGSSVHIRTSKDEVRDSIFYREVPLPFLEAVQDPSRIRWRFGSVDSQTAPPIVLEDLPVCGNCHSFSSKGKVLGIDVDYGNDKGAYAVIPVEKEMVMEDSNIITWADYRRDDGELTFGLLSQLSPNGRYVISTVKDRSVFVATPDIAFSQLFFPIKGVLVVYDREAKTFQALPGADNPAYVQSNPSWSPDGKEIVFARAKAYELANSTGKNSVIIDLADVQEFVTDKKPFRYDLYKIPFNDGKGGVAEPLAGASDNGMSNFFAQYSPDGKWIVFCKARSYMLLQPDSELYIIPAKGGEARRLSSNTSLMNSWHSWSSNSRWLVFSSKVNTPYTQLFLTHIDENGDDTPPVLLERFTSSDRAANIPVFVDLDADAITQIGEEFLDSYSFLRAGMANERTGDYVGAERSFRRGLEIDPENLDLHNALGWTLFQSGRSAEAVVEYEKALAVDPMDVRANNNIALALTELGRLDKAALHFRNSLAVEPKAEIYSDLGFVLDRQGRSDEAITNYRKAIALDSETRSAHFNLAVSLLNRGELAQSAVHYEAALRLKPTAEAYNGLGFVLSKQGKVDDAIAQFREAVRVNPKYTAAYNNLAGNLIKQGKLEEAASNYQLSLDEKPSAVLHNQLGVILVRLDRIDEAAQQFRKAIAIDPQYGEARKNLAAVGEMRGE; translated from the coding sequence GTGGCTCCGACATTCCTTTGGAACGACAAGTCGAAGGCCGTCGATCAGTGGTTCATCGTGGTGCGCTCTTCCGCCTCCAATGAAGCTCTCCGTTTCTCGACGCGCGCCAACAGCTGGAAGCCCCCGGAGGCGGACTGGGAACGCATCAAGCGCGAGTCCCGCGACGCCGACGCCCAGGTGGTGATCGTCGGTGTCGACGACGAGGCGCCGGCAACCATTTTGTCGGGGTCCAGCGTCCACATCCGTACATCGAAGGACGAGGTTCGCGATTCGATCTTCTATCGAGAAGTGCCGTTGCCGTTTCTCGAGGCCGTTCAGGACCCTTCCCGCATACGCTGGCGTTTCGGCTCGGTCGACTCGCAGACCGCACCCCCGATCGTTCTCGAGGACCTGCCGGTGTGCGGCAACTGTCATTCCTTTTCGTCGAAGGGCAAAGTGCTCGGCATCGATGTCGACTACGGCAACGATAAGGGTGCTTATGCCGTCATCCCGGTAGAAAAAGAGATGGTGATGGAAGATTCGAACATCATCACCTGGGCGGACTACAGGCGGGACGACGGGGAACTCACCTTCGGGCTGTTGTCGCAACTCTCGCCCAACGGCAGGTACGTGATCAGCACGGTCAAGGACCGGTCGGTGTTCGTCGCCACACCAGACATCGCCTTTTCGCAGCTCTTCTTTCCCATCAAGGGGGTCCTCGTCGTCTATGACCGCGAAGCGAAGACCTTCCAGGCTTTGCCCGGAGCCGACAATCCCGCCTACGTGCAGAGCAATCCCTCGTGGAGTCCCGACGGGAAGGAGATCGTGTTCGCCAGGGCGAAGGCCTACGAGCTAGCGAACTCCACCGGCAAGAACAGCGTCATCATCGACCTGGCGGACGTCCAGGAGTTCGTCACCGACAAGAAGCCGTTCCGCTACGACCTCTACAAGATCCCGTTCAACGACGGCAAGGGCGGAGTTGCCGAACCGCTCGCTGGCGCTTCCGACAACGGCATGAGCAATTTCTTTGCCCAGTACTCGCCGGACGGAAAGTGGATCGTGTTCTGCAAGGCTCGGAGTTACATGCTGTTGCAGCCCGACAGCGAGCTCTACATCATCCCGGCAAAAGGTGGCGAGGCACGGCGGTTGAGCTCCAACACCTCGCTCATGAACTCGTGGCATAGCTGGTCGTCGAACAGCCGATGGCTGGTGTTCTCGTCGAAGGTGAACACTCCCTACACCCAGTTGTTCCTGACCCATATCGATGAGAACGGCGACGACACACCTCCGGTACTGCTCGAGCGCTTTACCAGCAGTGACCGCGCCGCGAACATCCCCGTGTTCGTTGATCTAGACGCTGATGCGATCACGCAGATCGGCGAAGAGTTCCTGGATTCGTATTCGTTCCTGCGTGCCGGCATGGCCAACGAGAGGACGGGCGACTACGTGGGGGCCGAGCGGTCGTTCCGAAGAGGTCTGGAAATCGACCCCGAGAATCTCGATCTCCACAATGCACTGGGCTGGACTCTATTCCAATCGGGAAGAAGTGCGGAAGCGGTCGTCGAGTACGAAAAGGCATTGGCGGTCGATCCCATGGACGTCAGAGCCAACAACAACATCGCACTGGCCCTGACCGAGCTGGGACGACTCGACAAAGCGGCCCTGCATTTCCGCAACTCGCTTGCGGTCGAACCCAAGGCAGAGATCTACAGCGATCTCGGGTTCGTTCTCGACCGGCAGGGCAGGAGCGATGAGGCGATCACGAACTACCGCAAGGCAATCGCGCTGGATTCAGAGACCCGGTCGGCGCATTTCAACCTCGCGGTGTCTTTGCTGAACCGAGGTGAACTCGCTCAGTCTGCGGTTCACTACGAGGCGGCCCTGCGCTTGAAACCGACGGCGGAGGCCTACAACGGCCTGGGGTTCGTGCTCTCCAAGCAGGGCAAGGTGGACGATGCCATTGCCCAGTTCCGAGAAGCGGTCCGTGTAAATCCGAAGTACACGGCTGCCTACAACAATCTGGCGGGCAACCTGATCAAACAAGGGAAGCTCGAGGAAGCCGCGTCGAACTACCAGCTCTCCCTCGACGAGAAGCCGAGTGCCGTGCTCCACAATCAACTGGGTGTGATCCTGGTACGACTAGACCGAATCGACGAAGCCGCGCAGCAGTTCCGCAAGGCGATCGCGATCGATCCCCAGTACGGCGAGGCACG